One window of the Phycodurus eques isolate BA_2022a chromosome 7, UOR_Pequ_1.1, whole genome shotgun sequence genome contains the following:
- the tsr1 gene encoding pre-rRNA-processing protein TSR1 homolog: MVAHGEKQQGHRPGVYKQKNKGHKHGRHRTKGEIARENKGRVSVIALTKKQRKEQRKMDRKNKANQLRKNKRDVVLTEKRRLGSRDGPPILVAVVSLHPAVDAGAVTKLLRQEGTGGVVHQDKSVSGASDSFGLVVPRFKQRFTFLRTNTDDIHSLLDVAKLADSLVFVLDAAEGWDSYGDYCLSCLFAQGLPSCALVCQGVSDLPVKKKVDSRRVLSKVMELRFPEARLFPLDTEQDVTLLLRHLGTQKQRKLGYRSRRSHLVAQNVTFTPKAVSGEGTPGGPVGLGTLCVSGYVRGRPLRVDRLVHISGHGDFQLRQIDAPRDPLPLNTTTARPAKPGKEGDVDMLDGDETEPPVRVLMKADPSCRESLQTEAEVDPMDGEQTWPTEAELLEVEEARKSKRVIKVPKGTSDYQAAWIVDDDDENGDLDEESSDVDDCDGDMMDEAPDGNDDDSQDAGSDLSSEGEDEGEEEEEVCSTERAGADQRYDDHMDEAVEEEGLKRYREARANEMFPDEVDTPLDAAARIRFQRYRGLKSFRSSPWDSMENLPHNYSRIFQFQSFERTRRRILTEAAEEEEGAMVGWYVTLHIIDVPSSVMESVQAGRPLVLVSLLPHEQKMSVMHLLVRRHPSNTEPIKSKEELVFHCGFRRFRASPIFSQHTSADKHKMERFLRPDAPTVVSVYAPITFPPTGVLLFKQRDDGGQDLVATGSLLSCDPQRVVLKRIVLSGHPFKINRRSAVVRYMFFNKDDIMWFKPVELRTKWGRRGHIKEALGTHGHMKCVFDSQMRSQDTVLMNLYKRAYPRWTYDPYVPLPLPWFKLESMVDVQDLEME, encoded by the exons ATGGTGGCACAcggggaaaaacaacaaggcCACAGGCCGGGCGTCTATAAGCAGAAAAACAAAGGGCACAAACATGGCAGGCATCGGACGAAAGGTGAAATTGCGAGAGAAAATAAAG GAAGGGTGTCCGTGATAGCCCTCACCaaaaaacagagaaaagaaCAACGGAAGATGGACAGGAAGAACAAAGCCAATCAACTACGCAAGAACAAGAGAGATgtg GTTCTAACAGAGAAACGCCGGTTAGGCAGCAGGGATGGTCCTCCCATTTTGGTCGCTGTGGTGTCGCTTCATCCCGCAGTTGACGCTGGTGCTGTTACCAAACTGCTGCGTCAAGAGGGCACAGGCGGCGTTGTACACCAAGATAAATCTGTCAGTGGCGCCAGTGACAGTTTCGGGCTGGTCGTTCCTCGTTTTAAACAAAGGTTCACCTTTCTTAGGACCAACACAG ATGACATACATTCACTGCTCGATGTAGCAAAGTTGGCGGATAGCCTTGTGTTTGTGCTGGATGCTGCTGAAGGGTGGGACAGCTATGGAGACTACTGTCTCTCCTGTCTATTTGCCCAGGGTCTCCCTAGCTGTG CTCTTGTGTGTCAGGGTGTATCTGACCTCCCCGTAAAGAAGAAGGTGGATTCCCGCAGGGTGTTGTCCAAAGTCATGGAACTCCGCTTCCCCGAAGCCCGCCTCTTCCCTCTTGACACGGAGCAGGATGTCACCCTTTTACTCAGACATTTGGGCACGCAGAAGCAACGAAAGCTGGGCTACCGGTCCAGACGCTCCCATCTCGTAGCTCAGAATGTCACTTTTACGCCCAAAGCAGTCTCTGGCGAAGGCACGCCGGGTGGCCCCGTTGGCCTAGGCACACTCTGTGTCTCCGGGTATGTCCGTGGGCGTCCTCTCCGAGTGGACAGGCTGGTGCACATCAGTGGACATGGAGACTTTCAGCTGAGGCAGATCGATGCTCCAAGGGACCCGCTTCCCTTGAACACAACGACAGCCAGACCAGCCAAGCCCGGCAAGGAAGGAGATGTTGACATGCTG GATGGTGATGAAACGGAGCCACCCGTGCGGGTGCTCATGAAAGCAGACCCTTCTTGCAGGGAGAGCCTGCAGACTGAGGCAGAGGTGGACCCTATGGATGGAGAGCAGACGTGGCCCACAGAAGCAGAACTGCTGGAGGTCGAAG AGGCCAGAAAGAGCAAACGTGTGATCAAAGTCCCAAAAGGAACGTCTGACTACCAGGCAGCGTGGATAGTGGACGATGACGACGAAAATGGTGATCTGGATGAAGAAAGTAGCGATGTTGATGACTGCGATGGTGACATGATGGATGAAGCCCCTGATGGAAATGACGATGACTCACAG GATGCAGGTTCAGATCTTTCCTCAGAAGGGGAGGAtgaaggagaagaggaggaggaagtgtgCTCCACAGAGCGAGCGGGAGCCGACCAGCGTTACGACGATCACATGGATGAGGCGGTGGAAGAGGAAGGTCTCAAACGTTACCGCGAGGCACGAGCCAATGAGATGTTCCCTGACGAGGTGGACACACCCCTTGATGCGGCTGCCAGAATCAG GTTCCAACGCTACAGGGGCCTAAAAAGTTTCCGGTCATCCCCCTGGGATTCCATGGAGAACTTGCCTCACAACTATTCACGTATCTTCCAATTCCAGAGCTTCGAGCGCACCCGCCGCCGCATCCTGACTGAAGCcgctgaagaggaggagggagccatg GTGGGCTGGTACGTCACACTCCACATCATTGATGTGCCCTCCTCCGTGATGGAGAGCGTGCAGGCAGGCAGGCCGCTGGTGCTGGTGTCCCTCCTCCCCCATGAACAGAAG ATGTCGGTGATGCACCTTTTGGTGAGGAGGCACCCCAGCAACACGGAGCCCATCAAGTCCAAAGAGGAGCTGGTTTTCCACTGTGGTTTTCGGCGGTTCAGGGCCTCACCCATCTTCTCTCAGCACACCTCTG CGGACAAACACAAGATGGAGCGCTTCCTCAGGCCAGACGCCCCCACTGTGGTGTCGGTGTATGCTCCCATCACGTTCCCCCCCACAGGAGTCCTGCTCTTTAAACAGAGGGATGATG gcGGGCAGGATCTGGTGGCTACAGGCAGCCTGCTCAGTTGTGACCCTCAGCGCGTTGTGCTCAAGAGGATTGTGCTGAGTGGACATCCTTTCAAAATTAACCGGCGCTCTGCCGTCGTCCGTTACATGTTCTTCAACAAGG ATGACATCATGTGGTTCAAACCTGTGGAGTTGCGCACCAAATGGGGTAGGAGGGGCCACATCAAAGAGGCTTTAG gaacacATGGTCACATGAAGTGTGTGTTTGATAGCCAGATGCGCTCTCAAGACACGGTCCTGATGAACTTGTACAAGAGGGCCTATCCTCGTTGGACTTATGACCCCTACGTGCCCTTGCCACTGCCCTGGTTTAAACTGGAATCGATGGTAGACGTGCAGGACTTGGAGATGGAGTAG